DNA sequence from the Catenulispora sp. GP43 genome:
GCATCGCGCTGCTGCACTACGCGGACGGCGAGAAGCGCTACATCCTGGCTCCGAAGAACCTGAGCCAGGGCGACCGGATCGAGAACGGTCCCGGCGCGGACATCAAGCCCGGCAACAACCTGCCGCTGCGCAACATCCCGACCGGTACCACGATCCACGCGATCGAGCTCCGCCCCGGCGGCGGCGCGAAGATCGCCCGGTCGGCCGGCGCGAGCGTGCAGCTCGTGGCCAAGGACGGCCCGTTCGCGCAGCTGCGCATGCCCTCCGGCGAGATCCGCAACGTCGACCTGCGCTGCCGCGCCACGGTCGGCGAGGTCGGCAACGCCGAGCAGTCGAACATCAACTGGGGCAAGGCCGGCCGCATGCGCTGGAAGGGCAAGCGCCCGACCGTCCGCGGTGTCGCGATGAACCCGATCGACCACCCGCACGGTGGTGGTGAGGGCAAGACCTCCGGTGGCCGCCACCCGGTGTCCCCGTGGGGTCAGAAGGAAGGCCGTACCCGCAAGCCGGGCAAGGCCTCCGACAAGTACATCGTCCGCCGTCGCAAGACCAACAAGAAGCGCTAGGAGGAGGTTTAGATGCCGCGCAGTCTCAAGAAGGGTCCCTTCGTGGACGGCCACCTGATGAAGAAGGTGGACGCCCAGAACGCGAAGAACACCAAGAACGTCATCAAGACCTGGTCCCGGCGCTCGATGATCGTGCCGGACATGCTGGGTCACACCATCGCCGTGCACGACGGCCGCAAGCACGTCCCGGTGTTCATCACCGAGGCCATGGTCGGCCACAAGCTGGGCGAGTTCTCCCCGACCCGCACGTTCAAGGGTCACGTGAAGGACGATCGGAGGTCGCGCCGTGGCTGAGAACAAGGCCAAGGACCTCGCGGGCAATGAGGCCATTGCCCAGGCGAAGAACATCCGCATGACCGCCATGAAGGTGCGCCGCGTCGTGGACATGGTCCGCGGCCAGGACGTCGAGCAGGCGCTGGACACCCTGCGCTTCGCGCCGTACGCCGCCGCCGAGCCGGTCTTCAAGTGCGTCGCGTCGGCTGCCGCCAACGCGCGCAACAACAAGCAGCTCCGCGGCTCGCTGGTGATCAGCGAGGCGTACGTGGACGAGGGCCCGACCCTGAAGCGGTTCCGGCCGCGCGCCCAGGGCCGCGCCTACCGCATCCGCAAGCGGACCTCGCACATCACGATCGTGGTCCAGGAGACCGCGGGCGTCGCGCAGAAGGGCAGGACCCGATAGTGGGCCAGAAGGTTAACCCGCATGGGTTCCGCCTCGGCATCACCACGGACTTCAAGTCCCGGTGGTACGCCGACAAGCTGTACAAGGACTACGTCAAGGAAGACGTCGCGATCCGCCGCCTCATGACCGAGGGCATGGACCGCGCCGGCATCTCCAAGGTGGAGATCGAGCGCACGCGTGACCGCGTCCGCGTCGACATCCACACGGCGCGTCCGGGCATCGTCATCGGCCGCCGCGGCGCCGAGGCCGACCGCATCCGCGGCAAGCTCGAGAAGCTCACCGCCAAGCAGGTCCAGCTGAACATCCTCGAGGTGCGCAACCCCGAGAGTGACGCCCAGCTGGTCGCGCAGGGCATCGCGGAGCAGCTGGCCCAGCGCGTGGCGTTCCGCCGCGCGATGCGCAAGGCGATCCAGTCTTCGATGAAGGCCGGCGTCAAGGGCATCAAGGTCCAGGTCTCCGGTCGTCTGGGCGGCGCCGAGATGAGCCGCTCGGAGCAGTACCGCGAGGGCCGCGTGCCCCTGCACACGCTGCGGGCGAACATCGACTACGGCTTCTACGAGGCCAAGACCACCTTCGGCCGCATCGGCGTGAAGGTCTGGATCTACAAGGGCGATGTCACCTCGCTGTCGGCGCAGCGTGCGCTGAACGCCGCCGAGGCCCGTGCCGGGCGTCCGCAGCGTGACGGCGACCGCCGTGGCGGCGGCCGCGACGGCGGCGGCCGTCCCCCGCGCCGTGACGGCGGCGGCGGCGGTGGCCGCGGTCCGCGTCGCGACGGCGGCGGCGGCGGTGGCGGCCAGCAGTCCCAGGCTCCGGCCCAGGCTGCCGCTCCGGCCGAGGCTCCGGCCGCGGCCCCTACCGAGTCTAAGGAGGCGTGATGCTGATCCCTCGGCGGGTCAAGCACCGCAAGCAGCACCACCCCGGTCGCTCGGGCGCCTCCAAGGGCGGCAACAACCTGGCGTTCGGCGAGTACGGCATCCAGGCGCTGACCCCGGCGTACGTGACCAACCGGCAGATCGAGTCCGCCCGTATCGCCATCAACCGGCACATCCGCCGTGGTGGCAAGGTGTGGATCAACATCTACCCGGACCGTCCGCTGACCAAGAAGCCGGCCGAGACCCGCATGGGTTCCGGTAAGGGTTCGCCCGAGTGGTGGGTCGCGAACGTCAAGCCCGGCCGAGTGCTCTTCGAGCTCTCGTACCCGAACGAGGAGCGCGCTCGCGAGGCCCTGCTTCGCGCGACGCACAAGCTCCCGCTCAAGTGCCGGATCATCAAGCGTGAGGCAGGTGACATCTGATGGCGACCGGGACCACCGCGCGCGAACTGCGCGAGCTCGGCGACGCCGAACTGCTGGAGAAGCTCCGTGAGAGCAAGGAGGAGCTGTTCAACCTCCGCTTCCAGCAGGCCACCGGCCAGCTTGAGAACCACGGCCGCATGCGCGCCGTGAAGAAGGACATCGCTCGCATCTACACCTTGATGACAGAGCGTGAGCTCGGCATCAGTACTGAGGAGGCGAAGTGAGCGAGCAGACGGTGGAGACCACCGAGGAGCGTGGCGCGCGCAAGGTGCGCGAGGGGTACGTCGTCAGCGACAAGATGGAGAAGACCATCGTCGTCGAGGTCGAGGACCGCAAGAAGCACCCGAAGTACCGCAAGGTCGTGCGCCGCACCACCAAGTTGAAGGCCCACGACGAGCAGAACACGGCCGGCATCGGCGACCGCGTCCTGCTCATGGAGACCCGGCCGACCTCGGCGACCAAGCGCTGGCGCCTGGTCGAGGTTCTCGAGAAGGCCAAGTAACCAGTCCGTTCGGCCAGGCACAGGGACCGGCTGCCGACTGTGTGCAACGGGCGGCAGCCCCCTGTGAACCGGCACGACGAAGGAGATAGACAGTGATCCAGCAGGAGTCGCGGCTCCGGGTCGCCGACAACACGGGTGCGAAGGAAATCCTCTGCATCCGCGTGCTCGGTGGCTCCAGCCGCCGCTACGCCGGAATCGGCGACGTCATCGTCGCCACGGTGAAGGACGCTCTGCCCGGCGCGGGCGTCAAGAAGGGCGACGTCGTCAAGGCCGTCATCGTGCGCACCGTCAAGGAGCGCCGGCGTCCCGACGGCTCGTACATCCGCTTCGACGAGAACGCGGCCGTCCTGATCAAGGACGGCGGGGACCCGCGCGGGACCCGCATCTTCGGCCCGGTGGGCCGTGAGCTGCGCGAGAAGCGCTACATGCGCATCGTCTCGCTCGCCCCGGAGGTGCTGTAAGCCATGGCGTCGCTGAACATCAAGAAGGGTGACCTGGTCCAGGTCATCACCGGTAAGGACAAGGGTCTGCAGGGCAAGGTCATCCAGGCCTTCCCGGAGACCTCGAAGGTCCTCGTCGAGGGCGTCAACCGGATCAAGAAGCACACCAAGGTCGGCCAGTCCGTCCGCGGGAGCAAGACCGGCGGCATCATCACGATCGAGGCCCCGGTCCACGTCTCCAACGTGATGCTGGTCGTCGAGCACGAGGGCGCCAAGGTCGTCACGCGCGTGGGCTACCGCCGCGTGGAGGAGGAGCGCACGCTCGCCGACGGTTCGAAGAAGACCGTCACGCGCAGCGTCCGCTACGCCAAGCGCACCGGTAAGGACATCTGACATGACCGTGACTGAGACTGAGACCTCGGTGCAGCCGCGTCTGAAGCTGCGCTACCGCGAGGAGATCGCGCCGGCGCTCAAGGAGCAGTTCGGCTTCCCGAACGTCATGCTGATCCCCGGTCTGACCAAGATCGTGGTCAACATGGGCGTGGGCGACGCCGCCCGCGACTCCAAGCTGATGGACGGCGCCGTCCGCGACCTCGCGGCGATCACCGGCCAGAAGCCGACCGTCACCCGGGCCCGCAAGTCCATCGCGCAGTTCAAGCTGCGCGAGGGCCAGCCCATCGGTGCGCACGTCACGCTGCGCGGGGACCGGATGTGGGAGTTCTGCGACCGGCTGGTGTCGATCGCGCTGCCCCGTATCCGCGACTTCCGTGGTCTGTCGCCCAAGCAGTTCGACGGCCGTGGCAACTACACGTTCGGTCTGAACGAGCAGTCGATGTTCCACGAGATCGACCAGGACAAGATCGACCGCGTGCGCGGCATGGACATCACCGTCGTGACGACCGCTCGCAACGACGATGAGGGTCGCGCCCTGCTGCGTCTCCTCGGATTCCCGTTCAAGGAGGCGTGAGCAAATGGCGAAGAAGGCCCTGATCAACAAGGCTCTCGCGAAGCCGAAGTTCAAGGTGCGCGGCTACACCCGCTGCTCCAAGTGCGGCCGTCCGCACTCGGTCTACCGCAAGTTCGGCCTGTGCCGGGTTTGCCTGCGCGAGATGGCGCACGCCGGCGAACTGCCGGGCGTCACCAAGAGCTCCTGGTAACTACTACACGCCGCAGGTCCCTGCGTATGTGCGCTCTTGTCGGAGAGCGTGAGCAGCGCAGGGATACCACGGCGAGGAAGGCCTGAAGGCCAAGCTATGACCATGACCGACCCGATCGCGGACATGCTCACCCGGCTGCGGAACGCCAACTCGGCGTACCACGACCAGGTGACCATGCCGTCGAGCAAGATCAAGACGCACATCTGCGAGATCCTCAAGCAGGAGGGCTACATCGCCTCCTGGAAGGTCGAGGACGCGGAGGTGGGCAAGTCCCTCACCATCGAGCTGAAGTTCGGCCCGAACCGTGAGCGCTCCATCGCGGGCATCAAGCGCATCTCCAAGCCGGGTCTGCGCGTGTACGCGAAGAGCACCAACCTGCCGAAGGTCCTCGGGGGCCTCGGTGTCGCCATCATCTCGACTTCGACCGGTCTGCTGACCGACCGTCAGGCGGCGCGCAAGGGCGTCGGCGGCGAAGTCCTCGCCTACGTCTGGTAAGGGAAGGAGGAGAAGCAATGTCTCGTATTGGACGACTGCCGATCCCGGTTCCCACCGGCGTCGACGTCACCATCAACGGCCAGGAAGTGACCGTCAAGGGCCCCAAGGGCACCCTGTCGCACACCGTGGTCTCCCCGATCACCATCGAGAAGGGCGACGACGGCACTCTGGTCGTCGCGCGTCCCAACGATGAGCGGGTCGCCAAGGAGCGCCACGGTCTGTCGCGCACCCTGGTCAACAACATGATCATCGGCGTGACCCAGGGCTACACCAAGAACCTGGAGATCTCCGGTGTCGGTTACCGCGTGACCGCCAAGGGCTCGGACCTCGAGTTCTCCCTCGGCTACAGCCACCCGGTGCCGGTCCCGGCTCCCGCCGGTATCACCTTCGCCGTGGAGAGCCCGACCAAGTTCTCCGTGTCCGGGATCGACAAGCAGCTGGTGGGCGAGACCTGCGCCTACATCAAGAAGCTGCGCAAGATCGACCCGTACAAGGGCAAGGGCATCAAGTTCGCCGGCGAGGTCATCCGCCGCAAGGCCGGAAAGGCTGGGAAGAAGTAATGGCTTTCGCAGTCAAGATCGGCAAGGGTCCGGCGAAGAAGCGCAACGCGGTCAAGCGCCGTCACCTGCGCGTCCGCAAGAAGGTCTCCGGCACGGCACTGCGTCCGCGCCTGGTGGTCACCCGTTCGGCGCGCCACATGGTCGCGCAGATCGTGGACGACGTCACCCGCGTGACGCTGGCGTCCGCCTCCACCATGGAGGCCGGGCTGCGCGGCGGCGAGGGCGACAAGACCGCCAGGGCCAAGGAAGTGGGCAAGCTCGTCGCCGAGCGGGCCAAGGCCAAGGGTGTCGGCACGGTCGTCTTCGACCGCGGCGGCAACAAGTACCACGGCCGGGTGGCCGCGGTGGCCGACGGCGCCCGGGAAGCGGGGCTGGAGCTGTGAGTATGCAGAGCACTAACGGAAGGAGCCTCTGATGGCTGGTCCGCAGCGCCGCGGAGGCGGCTTCGGTGGGCAGAACAACCAGGGTGGCGGCGAGGGCGGCAACAACCGCCGCGAGCGTCGTGACCGTCGCGGCGACCAGGCGCCGGTTGAGAAGTCGGCGCACATCGAGCGCGTCGTCACCATCAACCGGGTGGCCAAGGTCGTGCGCGGTGGCCGCCGCTTCAGCTTCACCGCCCTGGTGATCGTCGGCGACGGCGAGGGCACCGTGGGCGTCGGCTACGGCAAGGCGAAGGAAGTCCGCGACGCGATCGCCAAGGGTGTCGAGGAGGCCAAGAAGAATTTCTTCAAGGTCCCCCGCATCCAGGGCACGATCCCGCACCCGGTCCAGGGCGAGCGCGCCGCCGGCGTCGTTCTCCTGAAGCCGGCCTCCCCCGGTACCGGCGTCATCGCCGGCGGCCCGGTGCGCGCCGTGCTGGAGTGCGCGGGCGTCCACGACGTGCTGAGCAAGTCGCTCGGCTCGGACAACCCGATCAACATCGTCCACGCGACGGTGGCGGCTCTGAAGGGCCTGGTGCGCCCCGAGGAAGTCGCCGCCCGCCGCGGGCTGCCGCTGGAGGACGTGGCCCCGGCCGCCCTCCTGCGCGCCCGTGCCGGTGTGGGGAGCTGAGAGACATGGCCCGTTTGAAGATCACGCAGACCCGCTCCAAGATCGGGACCAAGCAGAACCACCGGGACACCCTCCGGTCGCTCGGTCTGAAGCGGATCAACGACACCGTGGTGAAGGAGGACCTCCCGCAGTTCCGCGGCATGGTCCACACCGTTCGCCACCTCGTCAAGGTCGAGGAGGTCGACTGACATGACACTGAAGGTCCACCACCTCCGCCCGGCCCCCGGCGCCAAGACCGCCAAGACCCGCGTGGGTCGCGGCGAGGGCTCCAAGGGCAAGACGGCCGGCCGCGGTACCAAGGGCACCAAGGCCCGCTACCAGGTCTCGGCCCGCTTCGAGGGCGGCCAGATGCCCCTGCACATGCGCCTGCCCAAGGCGCGGGGCTTCAAGAACCCGTTCAAGGTGACGTTCCAGGTCGTGAACCTGGACAAGCTGTCGGCGCTGTACCCGGCCGGCGGCGAGGTCACCGTCGAGGACCTGGTCGCCAAGGGCGCGGTCCGCGACAACGAGCTGGTCAAGGTGCTCGGCACCGGCGAGGTGTCGGTCGCGCTGCAGGTGAAGGCGCACGCCTTCTCCGCCTCGGCGAAGGAGAAGCTGGCTGCGGCCGGCGGCTCGGCTGAGGAGGTCTGAGCCTTAGGGTTCGGATTGGTTTGATGGGGCGCTGCCCCGGGCTTGGGCCCGGGGCAGCGCTTCTTTTTTTGGGGGTGGGGGAGCTCTTCGGGGGCGAAGGGGCTTTCTTTGTGGGTTCGGGTGTGGTTCGCAGGGTTCGGCGGGGCGCGGTTTGGTTGAGGGGCTTGTGGCGGGCTGGCTGTTCGCGTGTGCACGAGCGCGCGTGGGTCCGAGTCACTGCGCACGCGTCTGGTCTGGCGGCTGCCTGCCAGCGTTTGGTGGGTGCCTAAAGGCAGGCCTCCGGCGGGCGCTCTACAGCGGGGGTGGGCCTCGCGACCTGCTGTTTGGCGGCGGCCCGCGACTGGTCGCCTTGGTCCCGTACGTGGTGCGCCGCGTTGCCTGCTGGCGGTGTTGCTTGTGGTCGCCGTGTTCCGGGTCCGCCGAACAAAGACCTCTCTATGGTGTGCGGGATCCACCTGCCACACGGTGCTCCAGGCCGCTCCTCCGTGCCTTATATAGGTGCGGGTAAGGCGCCGGCCGATGCTTTGCGTGGCTGAATTTGAGGAATCGCCCTGCGCGTGGACCCAGCTCAGCTCGTGGCCTCGCATCGCCCGCTGGCAACCAGATGCCCATGCCGTTGGTAAGGCGTCGTCTCGGCTGCTTGTCGTGCTCCGTGCCACGCGTGCGCACCGTGTCGTGGTGCGCTTGGGGGTGCTCAATCGCAAGTCAGCGCTTCGCAGCGCTGGGCTGGCGGACTCCGCGGTGGTGGGGGGGTGCGCCGCTGGTGGCAAGGCGTGTGTCCCGCTGGTTGTGCGGGTGCTGGGGTGGGCGTCGGGGCTGATCGGGGGCTTGGTGGGTGCTTCCTGTGCCTGGCCCGACCCCGACCCCCAGTAATGCTGTGGCCACCCTGTGCCGAAGCCCCCTACCCGACGCTCGCCTTCGCCTCCCTGCTATGCGTAAGATGGCGCAGGTCGGCCATCACCCCGACCCGACCCCGTGTGCCCTCCGAGCCCCGCGTACCTGCGCAGAGCCCGCGGCGCGCGGTCATCAGGACCCTTTGACAATCTGTCGCGTCAAGGCGCAGGAGGACCATGCTCACCGCATTCGCTCGGGCGTTTCGTACGCCCGACCTGCGCAAGAAGCTGCTCTTCACGCTCGGCATCATGGCCCTGTTCCGGCTGGGCGCCCACATTCCGGCCCCGGGTGTGGACACGCATACGTTGAGCCAGTGTGTGGGGATCAGCAAGTCCAGTGGTCAGAGCAATGGTGCGCTGGGTTTGATCAACCTGTTCTCCGGCGGTGCCCTGCTGCAGCTTTCGATCTTCGCGCTGGGCATCATGCCGTACATCACCGCGTCGATCATTCTGCAGCTGCTGACCGTGGTGATTCCGCGGCTGGAGGCCCTCAAGAAGGAGGGTCAGGCGGGGCAGACGAAGATCACGCAGTACACCCGGTACCTGACCATCGGGCTGGCGATTCTGCAGTCGACCACGATGCTCACGCTGATGAAGAACAACCCGAGCGCCCTGCTGGGCCCGGGGTGCTCCGGGTCGAACGTGATCTACCCGAAGGTCGACTGGGTCGGGATGGCCGTCATGGTCATCACGCTGACCGCGGGGACCACGCTGATCATGTGGCTCGGTGAGCTCATCACCGACCGGGGTATCGGCAACGGCATGTCGCTGCTGATCTTCACCTCGATCACCGCGAACTTCCCGTCCTCGCTGTGGTCCATCAAGCAGGGCTCCACCACCATGGACGGCTGGCCGGTGTTCTTCGGCGTGCTGCTGATGGGCATGGTCATGGTCGGCGCCGTGGTGTTCGTCGAGCAGGGGCAGCGGCGGATTCCGGTGCAGTACGCCAAGCGCATGGTCGGGCGGCGGATGTACGGCGGGTCCTCGACCTACATCCCGATGAAGGTGAACCAGGCCGGCGTCATCCCGGTCATCTTCGCCTCCTCGCTGCTGCAGCTGCCGCTGATGATCGCGAACTTCACGAACCCGAACGCCCAGAAGGGGTGGGCGCACTGGGTCGACAAGGAGTTCGGGATGACCACCAACGGGTACTCGCTGACGTACTCGATCACCTACTTCCTGCTGATCCTCGGCTTCGCCTTCTTCTACGTCTCGATCACCTTCGTGCCCGACGAGATCGCGGACAACATGAAGAAGTACGGCGGCTTCATCCCGGGCATCCGGGCCGGCAAGCCCACCGCCGAGTACCTGCAGTACGTCTCGACCCGCGTGACCTGGCCCGGCGCCCTGTACCTGGCGGTGATTGCGATCGTGCCGTTCATCGCGCTGGCCGAGCTGCACGCCAGCGGGAAGTTCCCGTTCGGCGGCACGACTATCCTGATCATGGTGGGCGTGGGCCTGGAGACCGTGAAGCAGATCGAGTCCCAGCTCCAGCAGCACAACTACGAAGGATTCCTGCGGTGATGGCGGTGATGACAACGGCGTCGACGCGCCTCACCCGAAGCGGGCGGCACTCCGTCGCCCGTCCCACTGACGCCGAAGGGTTCCTCATCTAGTGCGTATCGTTCTCGTCGGACCGCCGGGTGCGGGCAAGGGCACGCAAGCCTCGTTCATCGCCTCGCACCTGGGCGTCCCGAAGATCAGCACCGGGGACATCTTCCGGGCGAACATCTCGCAGGGCACCCCGCTGGGCGTCAAGGCCAAGGAGTACCTGGACGCGGGCCAGTTGGTGCCGGACGAGCTCACCATAGACATCGTCCGCGACCGGCTCTCGCAGTCGGACGCGGCCGGCGGCTTCCTGCTCGACGGCTTCCCGCGGAACGTGGCGCAGGCCGAGGAGCTGGACAAGATCCTCGCGGACAACGGGGTCACGCCCTCGGCCGGCAAGGCCTACCTGGACGTCGTGCTCGACCTGGAGGTCGACAACGACGAGGTGATCAAGCGGATCTCCGGGCGCCGGCTGTGCCGCAACGACTCCGGGCACATCTTCCACGTCGACTACAGCCCCTCCAAGAGCGGCGACACCTGCGACATCTGCGGCGGCGAGCTCTACCAGCGCTCCGACGACGCCGAGGACGTGGTGCGCACCCGCCTGGAGGTCTACGCCGCCGAGACCGCCCCGATCATCGGCTACTACCGCGAGCAGGGTGTGCTGACCACGATCGACGCCACCGGCGAGGTCGACGTCATCACGCAGCGCGCCTTCGCGGCGGTGGACACCGCTCGCGGCTGAACGGCCGCGTACCCTCCCAGCAGTCCCTAAGGAATTCCCACACATGCACGCCCACGGTGACGACGACGGTCTGATCGAGCTGAAGACCCCGGAGCAGTTCGAGGTCATGAAGCAGGCCGGCAAGGTCGTGTCACGGACGCTGGCGCTGCTGCGCTCGGCGGTCCGGCCGGGCATCACCACCGGTGAGCTGGACCGGATCGCCGAGGAGTCCATTCGTTCGCTCGGGGCCGCGCCGTCCTTCCTGGGCTACGGCGACTTCCCCGGCTCGATCTGCGCCTCGGTCAACGAGGAGATCGTGCACGGCATCCCCGGCTCGCGCGTGCTGCGCGAGGGGGACCTGATCTCCATCGACTGCGGCGCGATCATCCCCGACGAGGCCGGGCAGGCCGTCGCCGGGCGCTGGAACACCCGGGGCTGGCACGCCGACGCCGCGATCACCGTGGCCGTCGGCGAGGTCGCCCCGGAGCTCGCCGAGCTGTCCCGGGTCACCGAGCAGGCGATGTGGGCCGGCATCAAGGCGGTGAAGGAGGGCGCCGCGCTGAACGACGTCTCCACCGCCATCGACGACTCCACCCGCTCGCACCCCCGCCGCTACGGCATCGTGCGCGACTACGGCGGCCACGGCATCGGCTCGGCGATGCACATGGCGCCGATGGTGTTCAACTACCCGGTGCGCGGTGAGCGCACGGTGCTGACCACCGGCATGGCGATCGCCATCGAGCCGATGCTGACCCTGGGCAAGAACAAGACCCGGGTGCTGGCCGACGACTGGACGGTCGTGGCCAAGGACGGCTCCTACGCCGCACACTGGGAGCACACGGTCGCGCTGACACCCGAAGGTGTCGTGGTGACCACTGCTCCGGAAGAGTGACAAGACGTGACCGACAGGGGTGACCGCGCGGCGGGGTCCGCGGTGTCCGCCGCCTGGCGGCCCTGATCCCGGCGGACGATGAAGCATGGCTCGTGACCGAGCGGCCGCCCTGGCCGCGGCAGCGCTCCTGGCGCTCGGCGCCGCAGCCGGTTGCGGCG
Encoded proteins:
- the rplO gene encoding 50S ribosomal protein L15 encodes the protein MTLKVHHLRPAPGAKTAKTRVGRGEGSKGKTAGRGTKGTKARYQVSARFEGGQMPLHMRLPKARGFKNPFKVTFQVVNLDKLSALYPAGGEVTVEDLVAKGAVRDNELVKVLGTGEVSVALQVKAHAFSASAKEKLAAAGGSAEEV
- the rpsS gene encoding 30S ribosomal protein S19, with amino-acid sequence MPRSLKKGPFVDGHLMKKVDAQNAKNTKNVIKTWSRRSMIVPDMLGHTIAVHDGRKHVPVFITEAMVGHKLGEFSPTRTFKGHVKDDRRSRRG
- the rplB gene encoding 50S ribosomal protein L2, with amino-acid sequence MGIRKYKPTTPGRRGSSVADFVEITRSTPEKSLVVPVHSKGGRNSTGRVTVRHQGGGHKRAYRLIDFRRNDKDGVPAKVAHIEYDPNRTARIALLHYADGEKRYILAPKNLSQGDRIENGPGADIKPGNNLPLRNIPTGTTIHAIELRPGGGAKIARSAGASVQLVAKDGPFAQLRMPSGEIRNVDLRCRATVGEVGNAEQSNINWGKAGRMRWKGKRPTVRGVAMNPIDHPHGGGEGKTSGGRHPVSPWGQKEGRTRKPGKASDKYIVRRRKTNKKR
- a CDS encoding type Z 30S ribosomal protein S14; translation: MAKKALINKALAKPKFKVRGYTRCSKCGRPHSVYRKFGLCRVCLREMAHAGELPGVTKSSW
- the rplR gene encoding 50S ribosomal protein L18, yielding MAFAVKIGKGPAKKRNAVKRRHLRVRKKVSGTALRPRLVVTRSARHMVAQIVDDVTRVTLASASTMEAGLRGGEGDKTARAKEVGKLVAERAKAKGVGTVVFDRGGNKYHGRVAAVADGAREAGLEL
- the rpmD gene encoding 50S ribosomal protein L30, whose translation is MARLKITQTRSKIGTKQNHRDTLRSLGLKRINDTVVKEDLPQFRGMVHTVRHLVKVEEVD
- a CDS encoding adenylate kinase, with the translated sequence MRIVLVGPPGAGKGTQASFIASHLGVPKISTGDIFRANISQGTPLGVKAKEYLDAGQLVPDELTIDIVRDRLSQSDAAGGFLLDGFPRNVAQAEELDKILADNGVTPSAGKAYLDVVLDLEVDNDEVIKRISGRRLCRNDSGHIFHVDYSPSKSGDTCDICGGELYQRSDDAEDVVRTRLEVYAAETAPIIGYYREQGVLTTIDATGEVDVITQRAFAAVDTARG
- the rpsE gene encoding 30S ribosomal protein S5, which encodes MAGPQRRGGGFGGQNNQGGGEGGNNRRERRDRRGDQAPVEKSAHIERVVTINRVAKVVRGGRRFSFTALVIVGDGEGTVGVGYGKAKEVRDAIAKGVEEAKKNFFKVPRIQGTIPHPVQGERAAGVVLLKPASPGTGVIAGGPVRAVLECAGVHDVLSKSLGSDNPINIVHATVAALKGLVRPEEVAARRGLPLEDVAPAALLRARAGVGS
- the rplX gene encoding 50S ribosomal protein L24 gives rise to the protein MNIKKGDLVQVITGKDKGLQGKVIQAFPETSKVLVEGVNRIKKHTKVGQSVRGSKTGGIITIEAPVHVSNVMLVVEHEGAKVVTRVGYRRVEEERTLADGSKKTVTRSVRYAKRTGKDI
- the rplV gene encoding 50S ribosomal protein L22, with translation MAENKAKDLAGNEAIAQAKNIRMTAMKVRRVVDMVRGQDVEQALDTLRFAPYAAAEPVFKCVASAAANARNNKQLRGSLVISEAYVDEGPTLKRFRPRAQGRAYRIRKRTSHITIVVQETAGVAQKGRTR
- the rplN gene encoding 50S ribosomal protein L14 codes for the protein MIQQESRLRVADNTGAKEILCIRVLGGSSRRYAGIGDVIVATVKDALPGAGVKKGDVVKAVIVRTVKERRRPDGSYIRFDENAAVLIKDGGDPRGTRIFGPVGRELREKRYMRIVSLAPEVL
- the secY gene encoding preprotein translocase subunit SecY, which produces MLTAFARAFRTPDLRKKLLFTLGIMALFRLGAHIPAPGVDTHTLSQCVGISKSSGQSNGALGLINLFSGGALLQLSIFALGIMPYITASIILQLLTVVIPRLEALKKEGQAGQTKITQYTRYLTIGLAILQSTTMLTLMKNNPSALLGPGCSGSNVIYPKVDWVGMAVMVITLTAGTTLIMWLGELITDRGIGNGMSLLIFTSITANFPSSLWSIKQGSTTMDGWPVFFGVLLMGMVMVGAVVFVEQGQRRIPVQYAKRMVGRRMYGGSSTYIPMKVNQAGVIPVIFASSLLQLPLMIANFTNPNAQKGWAHWVDKEFGMTTNGYSLTYSITYFLLILGFAFFYVSITFVPDEIADNMKKYGGFIPGIRAGKPTAEYLQYVSTRVTWPGALYLAVIAIVPFIALAELHASGKFPFGGTTILIMVGVGLETVKQIESQLQQHNYEGFLR
- the rpmC gene encoding 50S ribosomal protein L29, coding for MATGTTARELRELGDAELLEKLRESKEELFNLRFQQATGQLENHGRMRAVKKDIARIYTLMTERELGISTEEAK
- the rpsH gene encoding 30S ribosomal protein S8, whose protein sequence is MTMTDPIADMLTRLRNANSAYHDQVTMPSSKIKTHICEILKQEGYIASWKVEDAEVGKSLTIELKFGPNRERSIAGIKRISKPGLRVYAKSTNLPKVLGGLGVAIISTSTGLLTDRQAARKGVGGEVLAYVW
- the rplF gene encoding 50S ribosomal protein L6; protein product: MSRIGRLPIPVPTGVDVTINGQEVTVKGPKGTLSHTVVSPITIEKGDDGTLVVARPNDERVAKERHGLSRTLVNNMIIGVTQGYTKNLEISGVGYRVTAKGSDLEFSLGYSHPVPVPAPAGITFAVESPTKFSVSGIDKQLVGETCAYIKKLRKIDPYKGKGIKFAGEVIRRKAGKAGKK
- the rplE gene encoding 50S ribosomal protein L5, producing MTVTETETSVQPRLKLRYREEIAPALKEQFGFPNVMLIPGLTKIVVNMGVGDAARDSKLMDGAVRDLAAITGQKPTVTRARKSIAQFKLREGQPIGAHVTLRGDRMWEFCDRLVSIALPRIRDFRGLSPKQFDGRGNYTFGLNEQSMFHEIDQDKIDRVRGMDITVVTTARNDDEGRALLRLLGFPFKEA
- the rpsC gene encoding 30S ribosomal protein S3; translation: MGQKVNPHGFRLGITTDFKSRWYADKLYKDYVKEDVAIRRLMTEGMDRAGISKVEIERTRDRVRVDIHTARPGIVIGRRGAEADRIRGKLEKLTAKQVQLNILEVRNPESDAQLVAQGIAEQLAQRVAFRRAMRKAIQSSMKAGVKGIKVQVSGRLGGAEMSRSEQYREGRVPLHTLRANIDYGFYEAKTTFGRIGVKVWIYKGDVTSLSAQRALNAAEARAGRPQRDGDRRGGGRDGGGRPPRRDGGGGGGRGPRRDGGGGGGGQQSQAPAQAAAPAEAPAAAPTESKEA
- the rplP gene encoding 50S ribosomal protein L16, translated to MLIPRRVKHRKQHHPGRSGASKGGNNLAFGEYGIQALTPAYVTNRQIESARIAINRHIRRGGKVWINIYPDRPLTKKPAETRMGSGKGSPEWWVANVKPGRVLFELSYPNEERAREALLRATHKLPLKCRIIKREAGDI
- the rpsQ gene encoding 30S ribosomal protein S17 codes for the protein MSEQTVETTEERGARKVREGYVVSDKMEKTIVVEVEDRKKHPKYRKVVRRTTKLKAHDEQNTAGIGDRVLLMETRPTSATKRWRLVEVLEKAK